The window ACGACGGCTCAGGAGCTGCGCGTATACGAGACGATTTGGTTCTCGACGCTGGCCGTCGCGCTCGCGTTCAACTATGGCGCGGTCGGTTTTTGGCTCTTGCGCAATCACGGCCGCCACGCGGTCGAGCAGAGCCGTATCGCCGCGGTAGCGATTCTGCCGTCGCTCCTCTTTGGTGGGACGCTTACGCTCGCGCTTGCATCCGGCAACGCCTGGAATCTTCTGCCCGGCATTTGGTACGGCGCCTACGCGGTCGGTTTGTTTGCGTCGCGTACGCTGGTTCCGGCGAGCGTAATGACGGTCGCCGGCGGGTTCGGTGTTATCTCGATCGCGCTGCTCTTACCGTTTTCGGTGTTTTCACTCGCGTGGTGGGTCATGCCGCTCGGCTTCGGTTTCGGGCAGATCATCATCGGATGGTGCTTGGCGCGCGATCGCGCGGAGTTCTGGGTATGAGGGAAGCGCCGTTTGCCTATACTGGGCTCGAGCGCATCTTTCACGAGCGCGGACGGCTCGCGGTCTGCACGTGCCTGGTTGCAAACGCGGATGGTCTTTCGTTCGCAGATTTGCAAGCCGCGTGCGGACTGACCGATGGAAACCTGAATCGCCATCTTTTTGCCCTCCGTGAACTGGGAGTCGTCGATGCGCGCCGAGTGCGCGGCGACCGTGGCCGTCCACAAACGATTTATCGCATCACTCGCACCGGCCGTGCGCGCTTCCTCGCATACGTCGATGAGCTCGAATCACTCGTCAATGACGTACACGAACACGCCGCGGCGACTCTTCGGAAGGCTTCAGCTACATGACAACGACCGTACCGCGCCACGTCGCGATCATCATGGACGGCAATCGCCGCTGGGCGCAGTCCAAGGGTCTTCCCGTCAGCGACGGCTACCGGCTCGGCGTCGACGCGCTGCGTCGCACGGTTGAGGCCGCTGCGCGCGCGGGCATCGAGGTGCTGACCGTCTTTGCGTTCTCGGAAGAGAATTGGTCGCGGCCGGCCGATCAGACGCGCGGCATCATGGAACTGTGCCGGCTTGCGGCAATCGGACAGGTGCACGATCTCATTCGCGACGGCGTGCGTGTTCGGCTGTGCGGCAGACTTGCGGCGCTTCCGCTTGCAACGCGCGAAGCGCTCGAACGTCTGTGCGCCTCGACGTCGACCAACTCAGGGATTACGCTCAACCTTGCGATCGATTACGGCGGACGGCGTGAA of the Candidatus Baltobacteraceae bacterium genome contains:
- a CDS encoding transcriptional regulator, producing MREAPFAYTGLERIFHERGRLAVCTCLVANADGLSFADLQAACGLTDGNLNRHLFALRELGVVDARRVRGDRGRPQTIYRITRTGRARFLAYVDELESLVNDVHEHAAATLRKASAT
- the uppS gene encoding polyprenyl diphosphate synthase, with amino-acid sequence MTTTVPRHVAIIMDGNRRWAQSKGLPVSDGYRLGVDALRRTVEAAARAGIEVLTVFAFSEENWSRPADQTRGIMELCRLAAIGQVHDLIRDGVRVRLCGRLAALPLATREALERLCASTSTNSGITLNLAIDYGGRREIADAVRALAREVERGVRTAASIDDETIATRLYTAGLPDPDLVIRTGGERRISNFLLYQSAYAEFSWTETLWPDFGEADLMAALADFERRQRRYGT